The sequence below is a genomic window from Streptomyces sudanensis.
CGGATCCACGAGGTCGGCCCCCGCGACGGCCTGCAGAACGAGCCGGGCGTCGTACCGACCGAGGTGAAGGCCGAGTTCGTCCGCCGCCTCGCCGGGGCGGGCCTGGACACGGTGGAGGCGACCAGCTTCGTCCACCCCAAGTGGGTGCCGCAGCTCGCCGACGCCGAGAAGCTGTTCCCGCTCGTCGCCGACCTGGACGTGCGCCTGCCGGTGCTCGTGCCGAACGAGCGCGGGCTGGACCGGGCGCTGGCGCTCGGCGCCCGCGAGGTCGCCGTGTTCGCCAGCGCGACCGAGTCGTTCGCCAAGGCCAACCTGAACCGCACGGTGGACGAGGCGCTCGCCATGTTCGAGCCGGTCGTCGCCCGCGCGAAGGCCGAGGGGCTGGGCGTGCGCGGCTACCTGTCGATGTGCTTCGGCGACCCGTGGGAGGGGCCCGTCCCCGTGGAGCAGGTCGTGCGGGTGACGCGCGCCCTGGCCGACCTGGGGTGCGACGAGCTGAGCCTCGGCGACACCATCGGCGTGGCCACCCCCGGCCACGTGGGGGCCCTGCTGGGCGCGCTCGGCGAGGCCGGCGTCCCGGCGTCCCGGATCGCCGTGCACTTCCACGACACGTACGGGCAGGCCCTCGCCAACACCCTCGCCGCGCTCCAGCACGGCGTGGCCACCGTCGACGCCTCCGCCGGCGGTCTCGGCGGCTGCCCCTACGCCAAGTCCGCCACCGGGAACCTCGCCACCGAGGACCTCGTGTGGATGCTCCACGGCCTCGGCATCGAGACCGGGGTCGACCTGGAGCGCCTGGCCGCCACCAGCGTCTGGCTGGCCGAGGAGCTGGGCCGCCCGAGCCCGTCACGTACCGTCCGCGCCCTCTCCCCCAAGGAGTGACCCCCATGTCCCTGGACCACCGGCTCTCCGCCGAGCACGAGGAACTGCGCCGCACCGTCGAGGAGTTCGCCCACGACGTGGTCGCCCCGAAGATCGGCGACTTCTACGAGCGCCACGAGTTCCCGTACGAGATCGTGCGGGAGATGGGCCGCATGGGCCTGTTCGGCCTGCCCTTCCCGGAGGAGTACGGCGGCATGGGCGGCGACTACCTGGCGCTGGGCATCGCCCTGGAGGAACTGGCCCGCGTCGACTCCTCGGTGGCCATCACCCTGGAGGCGGGCGTCTCGCTGGGCGCGATGCCGGTCTACCGGTTCGGCACCGAGGAGCAGAAGCGCGAGTGGCTGCCGAAGCTGTGCTCCGGCGAGATGCTGGGCGCGTTCGGCCTGACCGAGCCGGACTGCGGCTCGGACGCCGGCGGCACGCGCACCACGGCCGTGCGCGACGGCGACGAGTGGGTGATCAACGGCACCAAGTGCTTCATCACCAACTCCGGCACCGACATCACCGGCCTGGTCACGGTGACCGCCGTGACGGGCCGCAAGCCCGACGGCCGCCCGGAGATCTCCTCCATCATCGTCCCCTCGGGCACGCCGGGCTTCACGGTCGCCGCGCCGTACTCGAAGGTCGGCTGGAACGCCTCGGACACCCGCGAACTGTCGTTCTCCGACGTCCGCGTGCCGGCGGCGAACCTGCTGGGCGAGGAGGGCCGCGGGTACGCGCAGTTCCTCCGCATCCTCGACGAGGGCCGCATCGCCATCGCGGCGCTCGCCACGGGCCTGGCCCAGGGCTGCGTCGACGAGTCGGTGAAGTACGCGAAGGAGCGCCACGCCTTCGGCCGTCCCATCGGCGACAACCAGGCCATCCAGTTCAAGCTGGCCGACATGGAGATGCGGGCGCACATGGCCCGGATCGGCTGGCGGGACGCGGCGTCCCGGCTGGCGCTGGGCGAGCCGTTCAAGAAGGAGGCGGCGGTGGCGAAGCTGTACTCCTCGACCGTCGC
It includes:
- a CDS encoding acyl-CoA dehydrogenase family protein, with product MSLDHRLSAEHEELRRTVEEFAHDVVAPKIGDFYERHEFPYEIVREMGRMGLFGLPFPEEYGGMGGDYLALGIALEELARVDSSVAITLEAGVSLGAMPVYRFGTEEQKREWLPKLCSGEMLGAFGLTEPDCGSDAGGTRTTAVRDGDEWVINGTKCFITNSGTDITGLVTVTAVTGRKPDGRPEISSIIVPSGTPGFTVAAPYSKVGWNASDTRELSFSDVRVPAANLLGEEGRGYAQFLRILDEGRIAIAALATGLAQGCVDESVKYAKERHAFGRPIGDNQAIQFKLADMEMRAHMARIGWRDAASRLALGEPFKKEAAVAKLYSSTVAVDNAREATQIHGGYGFMNEYPVARMWRDSKILEIGEGTSEVQRLLIARELGFSA
- a CDS encoding hydroxymethylglutaryl-CoA lyase, translated to MAVPAPGLPARVRIHEVGPRDGLQNEPGVVPTEVKAEFVRRLAGAGLDTVEATSFVHPKWVPQLADAEKLFPLVADLDVRLPVLVPNERGLDRALALGAREVAVFASATESFAKANLNRTVDEALAMFEPVVARAKAEGLGVRGYLSMCFGDPWEGPVPVEQVVRVTRALADLGCDELSLGDTIGVATPGHVGALLGALGEAGVPASRIAVHFHDTYGQALANTLAALQHGVATVDASAGGLGGCPYAKSATGNLATEDLVWMLHGLGIETGVDLERLAATSVWLAEELGRPSPSRTVRALSPKE